One window of Dyadobacter sandarakinus genomic DNA carries:
- a CDS encoding hybrid sensor histidine kinase/response regulator transcription factor: MFLYLACLGQGGPYYFKSYQVSDGLSGNATGDIIQDKKGFIWIAGRNGLNRFDGISFKIFRSSSGDSTSLGSNSVFSLYEDKDEKLWIGTHKGVYIYNPVSDRFSAFRLIRPGEVRMIRGDKAGNIWILSDYCLHKYDTRTGKVHAFSPDNSTISLHISPEGTVWAGSNNGKVRRFDHQTNRFTEYDIAGLTGGREVFTNIVVQSVGDSALLIGNMKRVLLFNFRNGKITDLSEETGQKEDIHMHAFFDNGRGQYWLGSESGLFVLDLKRKKMTQIAKQKFNPYSITDNIINAIFKDREGGIWISTQFGGVNYYSSEFNRFQKYFPLPGNSISGNLVHEICKDQYGHLWIGTEDNGLNRLDLQTGSFTPFLPDGKKGSISYRNLHGLVADGDKLWVGTYEHGLDVLDLKTNRVVRHYTTASPRSFGSNFIVTLYKTRASDILVGTWSGLFKYNRSTDDFTRMEFVDTQVQHIHEDRHGTLWVASYGGGVSYFNPKTNKKGRIRYKEGRADWLPDNYINSLYQSGDGDLWFCTEHGLSRYNPVTEKFRNYRVEDGLPDNQVFRVLEDDSGNFWISTSRGLSMLDSKTGRFTNYNEENGLPSEQFNYNSSFKDDDGTLYFGTVAGMISFRPGTFIKNEFIPPVYITRILVNNKDLAAAGPKSSAGTSALYTRELRLPHDSSSLSFEVAALSYVIPEMNGYMYQMEGFDKQWFPLKNSRKIFFSKLPPGHYVFKVRGANNDQVWNSNERRLTIDILPPWWATTWAYLLYAVIAGAIVTTLFRYYHFAMGEKSKREIETMEIGKEREIYNAKIDFFTNVAHEIRTPLTLIKMPLDKLLARENADADTFENLTMINKNTNRLIDLTNQLLDFRKAEANNFSLNFAKTDINELLSDVFTTFRPAAEQKNIVYKIELPRITLQAYVDIEACKKIISNLINNAIKYADTLVRIKLLPFNSDDLLFHIEFSNDGLMIGYENKDKIFEPFYRLEASQKQEGTGIGLPLARSLAELHKGKLELKRQEKDLNTFLLSLPIHQDYEMDLTGADEGNSAGNPANEDVNKPMDPARPVILIVEDNAEILNYLSKELGSTYNILRAADGQQAIEVLQKDNIQLVVSDIMMPVMDGIELCRRMKNDVQFSHIPIVLLTAKNSMNSKIEGLEVGADAYIEKPFSLDHLAAQITNLISNRNIIKDYFARSPLTHIKGIAFSKADKEFLEQLNAIITSRIADSNLDVDLLSSLMNMSRPTLYRKIKGISDMTPNELINLSRLKSAAELLAENKYKINEVADMVGYNIPTNFSRDFQKQFGVSPSAYVSQLHKGVT, translated from the coding sequence TTGTTCCTGTACCTGGCATGCCTGGGCCAGGGAGGCCCCTATTATTTCAAAAGCTACCAGGTATCCGACGGGTTGTCGGGTAATGCCACCGGCGACATTATTCAGGATAAAAAAGGGTTTATCTGGATTGCAGGCCGCAATGGTCTCAATCGTTTCGACGGGATTTCCTTCAAGATTTTCAGGAGCAGCAGCGGTGATTCTACCAGCCTGGGCAGTAACTCGGTTTTTTCTTTGTACGAAGACAAAGATGAAAAGCTGTGGATCGGCACGCACAAGGGCGTTTACATCTACAACCCGGTATCCGACCGCTTTTCCGCATTCCGGCTGATCAGGCCTGGGGAGGTACGCATGATCCGGGGCGACAAAGCGGGTAACATCTGGATCCTTTCCGACTACTGCCTGCACAAGTATGACACCCGCACCGGCAAGGTGCATGCATTCTCACCCGACAACAGTACCATCTCACTCCATATTTCGCCGGAAGGAACCGTGTGGGCGGGAAGCAACAACGGGAAAGTGCGGCGGTTCGATCACCAAACCAACCGGTTTACCGAGTACGATATTGCGGGCCTTACCGGCGGCAGGGAAGTATTTACCAACATTGTCGTACAATCCGTCGGCGACTCCGCCCTGCTGATCGGGAACATGAAGCGGGTGCTGCTTTTTAATTTCCGGAACGGAAAAATCACGGACCTTTCCGAAGAGACGGGGCAGAAAGAAGACATTCACATGCATGCTTTTTTCGACAATGGCCGCGGGCAGTACTGGCTCGGGTCCGAGTCGGGCCTGTTTGTCCTGGACCTGAAAAGGAAGAAAATGACGCAGATTGCCAAGCAGAAATTCAATCCTTATTCCATTACGGACAACATCATCAATGCGATTTTCAAAGACAGGGAGGGAGGCATCTGGATCAGTACGCAGTTCGGAGGTGTCAATTATTACTCTTCCGAATTTAACCGTTTTCAAAAATACTTCCCGCTGCCAGGCAACAGCATCAGCGGAAACCTGGTCCATGAAATTTGCAAAGATCAGTACGGCCACCTCTGGATCGGCACGGAGGACAATGGCCTCAACCGCCTCGACCTTCAGACAGGCAGCTTTACGCCTTTTTTACCCGATGGAAAAAAGGGGAGCATTTCCTACCGCAACCTTCACGGGCTCGTGGCCGATGGCGACAAGCTCTGGGTGGGTACCTATGAGCATGGACTGGATGTACTGGACCTGAAAACCAACCGGGTGGTCCGTCATTATACCACCGCCTCGCCCCGCTCTTTCGGAAGTAATTTCATTGTGACCCTGTACAAAACCCGGGCTTCGGACATTCTGGTCGGCACCTGGTCGGGCTTGTTTAAATACAACCGGAGTACGGATGATTTTACAAGAATGGAGTTTGTGGACACCCAGGTACAGCACATTCATGAAGACAGGCACGGAACACTCTGGGTAGCCAGTTACGGCGGGGGAGTTTCCTATTTTAATCCGAAAACGAATAAAAAAGGAAGGATCAGGTACAAGGAAGGAAGAGCCGACTGGCTGCCGGACAACTACATCAACAGCCTCTATCAAAGCGGCGACGGCGACCTGTGGTTTTGCACCGAGCACGGTCTTTCCCGGTATAATCCTGTTACGGAGAAATTCAGGAATTACCGGGTCGAAGATGGTCTCCCGGACAATCAGGTGTTCAGGGTACTGGAAGACGATAGCGGAAATTTCTGGATCTCCACCTCCCGGGGCTTGTCCATGCTGGATAGTAAAACAGGCAGGTTTACCAACTACAATGAAGAAAACGGCCTTCCGAGCGAGCAGTTCAACTATAATTCGTCGTTCAAAGACGATGATGGCACGCTGTATTTCGGTACGGTGGCGGGAATGATCAGTTTCAGGCCGGGTACCTTCATCAAAAACGAATTTATACCTCCGGTTTACATCACCCGCATCCTGGTCAACAACAAAGACCTTGCTGCTGCCGGTCCGAAGTCGTCCGCAGGCACGTCAGCCCTTTATACCCGGGAACTCAGGCTGCCGCACGACAGTTCGAGCCTGAGCTTTGAGGTGGCGGCACTGAGCTATGTGATTCCGGAGATGAATGGGTATATGTACCAGATGGAAGGGTTTGACAAGCAATGGTTTCCATTAAAAAATTCCAGAAAGATCTTCTTTTCAAAACTCCCGCCCGGGCATTACGTGTTCAAGGTACGCGGGGCCAACAATGACCAGGTCTGGAACAGCAATGAACGCAGGCTGACGATCGACATCCTGCCGCCGTGGTGGGCCACAACCTGGGCGTACCTGCTTTATGCAGTCATTGCTGGCGCGATTGTTACAACATTGTTCCGCTACTATCACTTTGCGATGGGCGAGAAGAGCAAGCGGGAGATTGAAACCATGGAGATCGGGAAGGAGCGTGAGATTTACAATGCGAAGATTGATTTTTTCACCAATGTAGCGCACGAAATACGCACACCCCTCACACTGATCAAGATGCCGCTCGACAAATTGCTGGCAAGGGAAAATGCGGATGCCGACACGTTTGAGAACCTGACTATGATCAATAAAAATACCAACAGACTGATAGACCTGACCAACCAGCTCCTGGATTTCAGAAAGGCGGAGGCCAATAATTTCAGTCTGAATTTTGCAAAAACCGACATTAATGAACTGCTCAGCGACGTATTTACGACGTTCAGGCCGGCAGCAGAGCAGAAGAACATTGTTTACAAAATAGAGCTGCCCAGGATTACCCTGCAGGCTTATGTGGATATTGAGGCTTGTAAAAAAATCATCAGCAACCTGATCAACAATGCGATCAAATATGCCGATACGCTCGTCAGGATCAAGCTGCTGCCGTTTAACAGCGATGACCTCCTTTTTCACATCGAGTTCAGCAATGACGGACTGATGATCGGGTATGAAAACAAGGACAAGATCTTTGAGCCTTTTTACCGGCTCGAAGCCAGTCAGAAGCAGGAAGGTACGGGTATCGGGCTACCGCTGGCGCGCTCCCTGGCCGAGCTCCACAAGGGTAAGCTTGAACTCAAACGGCAGGAAAAGGACCTGAACACTTTTTTGCTTTCGCTTCCCATTCACCAGGATTATGAAATGGACCTGACCGGAGCGGACGAGGGGAATAGTGCGGGAAATCCGGCGAATGAGGATGTTAACAAGCCCATGGATCCTGCCCGGCCTGTGATCCTGATCGTGGAGGACAATGCGGAAATCCTCAATTACCTGAGCAAGGAACTCGGCAGCACCTATAACATCCTCCGGGCAGCCGATGGGCAGCAGGCGATTGAAGTCCTGCAGAAGGATAACATTCAGCTGGTAGTGAGCGACATTATGATGCCTGTCATGGACGGGATCGAACTTTGCCGGAGGATGAAGAACGACGTGCAGTTCAGCCACATACCGATTGTACTCCTGACCGCCAAAAACTCCATGAACTCCAAAATCGAGGGACTGGAAGTAGGGGCGGATGCCTACATTGAAAAACCGTTTTCACTCGACCACCTGGCCGCACAGATTACTAACCTGATCAGCAATCGGAACATTATCAAGGATTACTTTGCACGCTCGCCGCTGACACACATCAAGGGCATTGCATTTTCCAAGGCTGACAAGGAATTTCTCGAACAGCTAAATGCCATTATTACCAGCCGCATTGCCGACAGCAATCTGGATGTGGACCTGCTTTCATCGCTGATGAACATGAGCAGGCCTACTTTGTACCGCAAGATCAAGGGCATTTCCGACATGACACCCAATGAGCTGATCAACCTTTCCCGCCTGAAAAGTGCGGCGGAGCTCCTGGCGGAAAACAAGTACAAGATCAACGAAGTGGCCGATATGGTTGGTTATAACATCCCGACCAACTTCTCCCGCGACTTTCAGAAACAATTTGGCGTGAGCCCGTCGGCCTATGTCAGCCAGCTGCACAAAGGCGTTACATAG
- a CDS encoding tetratricopeptide repeat protein, with protein sequence MKHLSIALFLLFSQLAAPAQDRKLDSINRLITTVKSDTAKVNRLLDKIGILSTSNLDSALALSLSTIQFSRKISYTAGEGRARMLSANYYSYKGDFEAAKNNLQLSEKIFSDQENQQQLLKVYNAYGTMYGMQSKYDSSLSFLKKALSIAEAEKQGNMLSTIYMNIGISYQMLSDQPQALAYQQKALRIAEAEKDVTQQAYCLVNIANTLRNIGDVKRAEQSFGKAVSLARQADIKNVELYAYTNLAALFTDQKTEQKAYDYAMKAAALARQMGDTGIEATSLSRAATNLARQKKYVDAEKLARQAIGIADRSQQPLNIHQTYSAMGVILRMQEKYAAAIPYFEQSFEALKDADIYDAQTGEMYAELALCYEKSGNYRRALAAQKVAASIADSVRGKENVRKTTELSMTYAFEKQQQAQQVEQERKNTLAKTQMATLSTGIILMFALASMSFYAYRTKQKANNLLEVQKTALQETLEKLRTTQTQLIHAEKMASLGELTAGIAHEIQNPLNFVNNFSEVSMELAEEMQQELESGSVDEARAIATDIRDNLQRIMQHGKRADGIVKGMLEHSRSSTGTAQPTDIPALIEEYLKLALHAFRAREQDFQPEIHIGQDHNTGLVNAFPQDLGRVLLNLLNNAFYAVNQKQKAGPDGYQPVISIHTRRDEKFVEISVQDNGTGISGQSVQKIFQPFYTTKPTGQGTGLGLSISYDIITKGHGGTLEVSSMPGEGSTFVIRLPA encoded by the coding sequence ATGAAACACCTCTCCATTGCATTATTCCTGCTGTTCAGCCAACTCGCCGCTCCGGCGCAAGATCGGAAACTCGACAGTATTAATCGGCTTATTACTACTGTAAAGTCGGATACGGCAAAAGTTAACCGGCTTTTGGACAAGATTGGCATTTTAAGTACGTCCAATCTGGATTCCGCTTTGGCGCTGAGCCTTTCTACCATTCAGTTTTCCCGGAAAATAAGCTACACTGCCGGCGAAGGCCGCGCCCGGATGCTCTCGGCAAATTATTACTCCTACAAGGGCGATTTTGAAGCTGCAAAAAATAACCTGCAACTGTCTGAAAAGATTTTTTCAGATCAGGAGAATCAGCAGCAGCTGCTCAAAGTGTACAATGCTTATGGTACCATGTACGGGATGCAGAGCAAGTATGACAGTTCTTTGTCTTTCCTGAAAAAAGCCCTCTCGATTGCAGAAGCCGAGAAGCAGGGCAACATGCTGAGCACGATCTATATGAACATCGGCATTTCTTACCAGATGCTTTCGGACCAGCCGCAGGCACTGGCTTACCAGCAAAAAGCATTGCGGATAGCGGAAGCCGAAAAAGACGTCACCCAGCAGGCTTACTGCCTCGTCAACATTGCCAATACCCTCCGGAATATCGGCGACGTGAAGCGTGCAGAGCAAAGTTTCGGGAAGGCCGTCAGCCTGGCCAGGCAGGCGGACATCAAAAATGTGGAGCTGTATGCCTATACGAATCTGGCCGCCCTTTTTACCGACCAGAAAACCGAGCAAAAAGCCTACGATTATGCCATGAAAGCTGCCGCCCTCGCCAGGCAAATGGGGGACACGGGCATTGAGGCCACCAGTCTTTCGCGTGCTGCCACCAACCTGGCCAGACAGAAAAAGTACGTGGATGCCGAAAAGCTTGCCAGGCAGGCGATCGGCATTGCGGACCGTTCGCAGCAGCCCCTCAATATCCACCAGACTTACTCGGCGATGGGTGTGATCCTCCGTATGCAGGAAAAATATGCGGCCGCCATCCCTTACTTTGAGCAAAGCTTCGAGGCCCTGAAGGATGCCGATATTTACGATGCACAAACCGGTGAAATGTATGCTGAACTCGCTCTTTGCTATGAAAAATCGGGCAACTATCGCAGAGCGCTTGCCGCACAAAAGGTAGCCGCCTCCATTGCCGACTCGGTGCGGGGAAAAGAAAATGTCCGCAAAACGACCGAGCTCAGCATGACCTATGCGTTTGAGAAACAGCAGCAGGCGCAGCAGGTGGAGCAGGAACGAAAAAACACCCTGGCCAAAACGCAGATGGCCACCCTCTCAACCGGCATCATCCTGATGTTTGCGCTGGCTTCCATGAGCTTTTATGCATACCGTACCAAACAAAAAGCCAACAACCTGCTTGAAGTGCAGAAAACCGCATTGCAGGAAACCCTTGAAAAACTGCGTACCACCCAGACCCAGCTGATACACGCTGAGAAAATGGCCTCCCTGGGTGAGCTTACTGCCGGCATAGCCCACGAAATACAGAATCCGCTGAATTTTGTGAACAACTTTTCGGAAGTAAGCATGGAGCTCGCCGAGGAAATGCAGCAGGAGCTGGAAAGCGGCAGTGTGGATGAAGCCAGGGCCATAGCCACCGACATCCGGGATAACCTGCAACGGATCATGCAGCATGGCAAGCGCGCCGACGGAATTGTAAAAGGAATGCTGGAACACTCCCGGAGCAGTACCGGCACAGCGCAGCCTACCGACATTCCGGCCCTGATTGAGGAATATCTCAAACTCGCCCTCCATGCATTCCGGGCCAGGGAGCAGGATTTTCAGCCGGAGATCCATATCGGGCAGGACCATAATACGGGTTTGGTGAATGCCTTTCCGCAGGACCTTGGACGCGTGCTGCTCAACTTGCTTAACAATGCATTTTACGCGGTCAACCAAAAACAAAAAGCCGGTCCCGACGGGTACCAGCCCGTTATTTCCATTCACACCCGCCGCGATGAAAAATTTGTGGAGATCAGTGTTCAGGATAATGGTACAGGTATTTCGGGGCAGTCGGTACAAAAGATTTTTCAGCCATTTTATACCACCAAGCCCACCGGCCAGGGTACGGGACTGGGCCTGTCCATCAGCTACGATATCATTACCAAAGGTCATGGGGGTACATTGGAAGTGAGCTCCATGCCGGGCGAAGGCAGCACTTTCGTGATCAGGCTGCCCGCCTGA
- a CDS encoding alpha-amylase family protein — MTKTLLALLALIGSTLHTLAQDQGGFWWKRNNLRVIQTNLPDYEAATLNADSLLADLREYSANTLIINAGGIMAFYPTKLDFHYQNPYAKPNTLKDVITKCHEHNIRVIVRVDFSRVHERIYKAHPDWCYLSPKGERMINTDMYVVSINAPYVQDRAFRIIGEIMDTFPVDGIFLNMPGYQVRNPYEDKYQGIDQNEYDQKAFAAYSGGLKLPLEENSADPVYRKYLDFKKHSVEQWSKKLHEMVKAKNPQTAICTYMDRYVDIIRHESQSNTTLPYWPYTASDNVGNASNSYPDHIISNGSIQQLSFQSRYNAVEPVEAQIRLYENIANGSGLDLSMMGDMRGYEDERNFPVFKKVYGHHQKFEQYYGKYKSVARILVVSPGSWAHGEPAQEYRGIQLMLREAHIPFDIMENTQLGNQAGRLKDYQTIILPEIVALDSTSLTAIKAALDNGTHLIATNRSLADHPEMLAAVFGAKIEKKDYDGAGNYLVPDNRGVFKRFEKQKMISWKYNLGMYDLKGADQTFLPILGKGRPGPPEIIGGHEPTGYYAMGLKNHPKSKAIILPMNLGRLYYMHGYQQDKNILLDVIDYIIPEASRQLRTNAPARVEVILKEFARNIPENQQKQTMEGLILHLINLTGFSGNTYFEPLPVRDLTFEIQSDFKPSKVFAMKSKRTVPFKWEKNILKLSLSELEDYEGIVIMR; from the coding sequence ATGACAAAAACACTGCTTGCACTGCTGGCCCTCATAGGCAGCACCCTCCACACCCTGGCTCAGGATCAGGGCGGATTCTGGTGGAAAAGAAACAACCTCCGCGTGATCCAGACCAACCTGCCCGACTATGAAGCGGCCACCCTCAATGCAGATTCACTCCTGGCCGACCTCCGGGAATATTCAGCGAATACATTGATTATCAATGCAGGTGGTATTATGGCATTTTATCCTACCAAACTCGATTTCCACTATCAGAACCCGTATGCAAAACCCAATACGCTGAAAGATGTAATCACCAAATGCCATGAGCACAACATCAGGGTGATCGTGCGGGTGGATTTCAGCCGGGTGCACGAGCGCATTTACAAGGCCCACCCGGACTGGTGTTACCTTTCGCCCAAAGGGGAACGGATGATCAATACGGACATGTACGTGGTTTCCATCAATGCACCCTATGTACAGGACAGGGCATTCCGGATCATCGGAGAGATCATGGATACCTTCCCGGTAGACGGCATTTTCCTCAATATGCCGGGGTACCAGGTACGCAATCCGTACGAAGACAAGTACCAGGGCATTGACCAGAATGAATACGACCAGAAAGCATTTGCCGCATACAGTGGCGGATTGAAACTGCCGCTGGAAGAAAACAGTGCCGACCCGGTTTACCGCAAGTACCTGGACTTTAAAAAGCACAGCGTGGAACAATGGTCGAAAAAGCTGCATGAAATGGTCAAGGCAAAAAACCCTCAAACAGCCATCTGCACCTACATGGACCGGTACGTGGACATCATCCGCCATGAATCCCAAAGCAATACCACCCTGCCCTACTGGCCATATACGGCCTCGGACAATGTAGGCAATGCCAGCAACTCCTACCCCGACCATATTATCAGCAATGGTTCTATCCAGCAGCTTTCATTTCAATCGAGGTACAATGCGGTGGAACCGGTGGAGGCGCAGATCAGGCTTTATGAAAACATTGCCAACGGATCGGGCCTCGACCTGAGCATGATGGGCGATATGCGCGGGTATGAAGACGAGCGGAATTTCCCGGTTTTTAAGAAGGTTTACGGACATCATCAAAAATTCGAGCAATACTATGGTAAGTACAAGTCGGTAGCCCGGATCCTGGTGGTATCGCCAGGCTCATGGGCACATGGCGAGCCGGCTCAGGAGTACCGCGGCATTCAGCTCATGCTCCGGGAGGCGCATATCCCGTTTGACATTATGGAAAACACCCAGTTGGGCAACCAGGCCGGGCGGCTCAAAGATTATCAGACGATCATCCTGCCCGAGATTGTAGCGCTCGACTCCACCTCGCTTACGGCCATCAAAGCTGCTCTGGACAATGGTACACACCTCATTGCCACCAACCGTTCCCTGGCAGACCATCCCGAAATGCTCGCAGCTGTATTCGGGGCGAAAATTGAGAAGAAAGATTATGACGGGGCCGGTAATTACCTGGTGCCCGACAACAGGGGTGTCTTTAAACGGTTTGAAAAACAAAAAATGATCTCCTGGAAATATAACCTGGGCATGTACGACCTGAAAGGCGCCGACCAGACCTTCCTGCCGATCCTGGGCAAAGGTCGGCCGGGTCCGCCCGAGATCATCGGCGGCCATGAGCCGACGGGCTATTATGCGATGGGATTGAAAAACCATCCGAAAAGCAAGGCGATCATTCTTCCAATGAACCTGGGCAGGTTGTACTACATGCACGGCTACCAGCAGGATAAAAATATCCTCCTGGATGTCATCGACTACATCATACCCGAAGCATCCCGGCAGCTGCGTACCAATGCGCCCGCCAGGGTGGAAGTGATTTTGAAAGAGTTTGCCCGGAATATACCCGAAAATCAGCAGAAGCAGACCATGGAGGGATTGATCCTTCACCTCATCAACCTGACAGGTTTCAGCGGCAACACGTACTTTGAACCGCTGCCCGTGCGTGACCTTACCTTTGAGATCCAGTCAGATTTCAAACCTTCAAAAGTTTTTGCCATGAAGAGCAAGCGGACGGTCCCGTTCAAATGGGAAAAGAACATCCTGAAACTTTCCCTTTCCGAGCTGGAAGACTATGAGGGCATTGTGATCATGCGGTAA